One genomic segment of Candidatus Binataceae bacterium includes these proteins:
- a CDS encoding MBL fold metallo-hydrolase → MSTWKIGDVKVSRIIESEAPWPGTWLLPDATPENIKKEASWLFPTFTDEKGKLRMAIHALVLESQGKRIVVDTCIGNDKVRSNPAWSNLKLPFLDDLKKAGYTRDNIDIVVCTHLHVDHVGWNTTLENGKWVPTFPNARYLVGGTEWDYWSKSDNKDSRDPVEDSVRPVVDSGHAKLVDSNHRITDEVWLEPTPGHTPGHHSVRISSKGHDAVITGDLIHHPVQFQYPDWDDAFDSDLAMAKSTRRAFAEKYADRDVLVFGTHFATPSAGKISRSGGAFRFKAAL, encoded by the coding sequence ATGAGCACCTGGAAGATAGGAGACGTCAAGGTCAGCCGCATCATTGAAAGCGAAGCCCCGTGGCCGGGCACCTGGTTACTGCCCGACGCGACACCAGAGAACATCAAGAAAGAGGCAAGCTGGCTGTTTCCCACCTTCACTGACGAGAAAGGCAAGCTCAGGATGGCTATCCACGCGCTGGTCCTTGAATCCCAGGGTAAGCGCATAGTGGTCGATACCTGCATCGGCAATGACAAGGTGCGTAGCAACCCCGCGTGGAGCAATCTCAAGCTGCCGTTTCTCGACGATCTCAAAAAAGCTGGCTACACCCGCGACAACATCGACATCGTCGTGTGCACCCATCTCCACGTTGATCACGTCGGGTGGAACACTACGCTCGAGAACGGCAAATGGGTCCCGACCTTCCCCAACGCCCGTTACCTCGTAGGCGGCACCGAGTGGGATTACTGGTCCAAGTCTGACAACAAAGACTCTCGTGATCCGGTTGAAGACTCGGTTCGCCCGGTGGTTGATTCAGGACACGCGAAGCTGGTCGATTCGAACCATCGAATCACCGATGAGGTCTGGCTCGAACCCACTCCCGGACATACTCCTGGACATCACAGCGTTCGCATTTCGTCCAAGGGCCACGACGCGGTTATAACCGGCGATCTGATTCATCATCCCGTGCAGTTCCAGTACCCGGATTGGGACGACGCTTTTGACAGCGACCTTGCGATGGCCAAGAGCACGCGGCGCGCGTTCGCAGAGAAATATGCGGACCGCGACGTGCTGGTGTTCGGCACTCACTTCGCCACCCCTTCGGCCGGCAAGATCAGCCGGAGCGGGGGCGCATTCAGGTTCAAAGCGGCTCTATGA
- a CDS encoding amidase, whose protein sequence is MSVKPPTAEEIRELARESYMELSASELDALVGAVRAQIPLLERVDAFAADIPASVARYPKRDAGAPMNRKDDPLNAVVRKCHIAGAPSGKLKGKRVGLKDSVCVAGIPVSGGSHVLQGYTADMDATIVARMLDAGAEIVAMLNMDDFALSGDGKTCACGPTLNPVNPEHCSGGSSSGSGAALGYDWIDITIGTDQGGSIRIPSSWSGVVGIKPTYSLVPYTGVMSIDPSLDHVGPMAKNVRDCALMLEVLAGKDPLDQRQGEVPIESYTELLDRGVKGLQLGLLREGFGHPGAEADVNDCVRKAGAALEKLGATVRELSIPEHRDASDLLFAIAPEGMMRLADTALQSVHFNGSYSPSLADFFSANLPSRASKEALTVKLMVVLGRFAARRYNGRLYARAQNYRPKLRALYDDALKCCDVLMMPTTPMKAPRQDSETPYGMITNTAPFNMTGHPGLSIPCAMSKGLPVGLMLIGRHFEDATLLRIGHAYEQSVDWRKA, encoded by the coding sequence ATGTCGGTCAAACCACCTACGGCGGAAGAAATTCGAGAACTGGCGCGCGAGAGCTACATGGAACTGAGCGCGAGCGAGCTTGATGCGCTGGTGGGGGCAGTCCGTGCGCAGATTCCTTTGCTTGAACGGGTCGATGCGTTCGCGGCAGATATACCAGCGTCCGTCGCGCGCTATCCAAAACGCGACGCGGGCGCGCCGATGAATCGCAAGGACGATCCGCTCAACGCGGTGGTGCGAAAATGCCACATCGCTGGCGCGCCCTCGGGAAAGCTCAAGGGCAAACGTGTGGGTCTAAAGGATAGTGTTTGCGTGGCGGGCATTCCCGTCAGCGGAGGCTCGCACGTGCTGCAAGGGTATACCGCCGATATGGACGCGACGATCGTCGCTCGGATGCTGGACGCGGGCGCGGAGATCGTCGCGATGCTGAACATGGACGACTTCGCACTTTCCGGCGACGGCAAGACCTGCGCATGCGGGCCGACACTTAATCCGGTGAATCCGGAACATTGCTCCGGCGGGTCCTCAAGCGGGTCAGGGGCCGCACTGGGTTACGACTGGATCGACATCACCATCGGAACCGACCAGGGCGGGTCGATCCGAATTCCCTCGTCGTGGAGCGGCGTGGTGGGTATCAAACCGACTTACTCCTTGGTTCCGTACACCGGGGTTATGAGTATCGACCCCTCCCTCGATCACGTCGGCCCAATGGCGAAGAACGTTCGTGACTGTGCTCTCATGCTCGAGGTGCTGGCCGGCAAGGACCCACTTGACCAGAGGCAAGGGGAAGTTCCCATTGAAAGCTACACCGAGCTGCTCGACCGGGGCGTGAAGGGGTTGCAGCTGGGCCTCCTGCGAGAAGGGTTCGGGCACCCCGGTGCCGAGGCCGATGTCAATGACTGCGTGCGGAAAGCGGGCGCCGCCCTGGAAAAACTCGGTGCGACGGTGCGAGAACTTTCCATCCCGGAGCATCGCGATGCATCGGACCTGCTCTTTGCAATCGCGCCGGAAGGGATGATGAGGCTGGCCGATACGGCCTTGCAGAGCGTCCACTTCAACGGCAGCTACAGTCCGAGTCTTGCTGACTTTTTCAGCGCCAACCTGCCATCGCGCGCGAGCAAGGAAGCGCTGACCGTAAAGCTGATGGTCGTGCTCGGCAGATTCGCGGCGCGCCGATACAACGGGCGTCTGTACGCAAGGGCGCAGAACTATCGTCCGAAGCTGAGAGCGCTCTACGATGATGCTCTGAAATGCTGCGACGTATTGATGATGCCAACCACGCCAATGAAAGCGCCGCGGCAAGATTCCGAGACGCCGTACGGAATGATCACAAACACGGCGCCCTTCAACATGACCGGACATCCGGGACTGAGCATCCCATGCGCAATGTCGAAGGGACTGCCGGTCGGGCTAATGCTTATCGGGCGGCACTTCGAGGATGCGACGCTGCTGCGGATTGGGCATGCCTATGAACAGAGCGTTGATTGGCGCAAGGCATAG
- a CDS encoding cytochrome b/b6 domain-containing protein → MSVKVATNPQQFPGSMRFFHWLIAAMVLTMLGIGVAMVASLADYHRLVSIHRPLGILVLILVVIRFVKRQFSTMPPFPATMSSQERFIAHESEILLYTLLFVQPLVGLGMLSAARYPIVLYGGLHLFPILPHSVMLYAALRTAHTILAYLLFLTFIAHFSAVLFHTLVLRDRLFSRMAPWRVPAR, encoded by the coding sequence GTGAGCGTCAAGGTGGCAACGAACCCGCAGCAATTCCCAGGTTCCATGCGGTTTTTTCACTGGCTGATCGCCGCGATGGTGCTGACCATGCTCGGCATTGGTGTTGCCATGGTCGCGTCGCTCGCCGACTACCACCGGCTGGTATCAATCCATCGCCCGTTGGGGATCCTGGTCCTGATTCTGGTGGTGATCCGGTTCGTGAAACGGCAGTTCAGCACCATGCCTCCTTTTCCTGCGACGATGTCGTCTCAGGAGCGCTTCATCGCACACGAGTCGGAAATCTTGCTGTACACATTGCTGTTTGTGCAGCCGCTGGTTGGCTTGGGGATGTTGTCCGCGGCGCGCTATCCGATCGTATTGTACGGCGGGCTGCATCTTTTCCCCATCCTTCCGCATAGCGTGATGTTGTACGCGGCCCTGCGGACGGCGCACACAATTCTCGCCTACCTCTTATTCCTCACGTTCATCGCGCATTTTTCGGCTGTTCTGTTTCACACGCTGGTCCTGCGGGATCGGTTGTTCAGCCGCATGGCGCCTTGGAGGGTCCCCGCGCGCTAG
- a CDS encoding catalase family peroxidase: protein MPSDATPSTENQPAPLSVPSALARLAGIGVVILCVVGGFLYLGGWFSPHELTPARFVNGFQQVFGIHSGFRRNHAKGMCITGYFDSNGEGARLSKAVVFKPGRVPVIGRVSLPGGNPYVSDTPASVRGMGLAFTPANGEEWRTAMVDIPAFAVRTAQGFYDQLLASKPDPTTGKPDPDKLKTFFADHPESARALTIIKAKPFSSGFDNSTFNGLNAFRFVNAAGTSTPVRWSLVPVDAFKPEDQAQSANPDKNYLFDDFIARIHSAPVQWRLILTVGQPGDPTDDATIPWPEDREHVDAGTLIIDQVEAEAPGNCRDINFDPLVLPAGIAPSDDPLLSARSAVYSQSFTRRAGEKKEPSAITPSDVRK, encoded by the coding sequence TTGCCAAGTGACGCGACCCCATCGACGGAAAATCAGCCAGCTCCCCTGAGCGTACCCAGCGCACTGGCGCGATTGGCGGGCATCGGCGTCGTCATCCTATGTGTCGTCGGAGGGTTTCTCTATTTGGGGGGCTGGTTCAGTCCGCATGAACTAACACCTGCGCGGTTCGTCAACGGTTTTCAGCAGGTCTTCGGAATCCACTCCGGTTTCCGCCGTAATCATGCCAAAGGCATGTGTATCACCGGGTACTTCGACAGCAACGGCGAGGGTGCGCGCTTGTCGAAAGCTGTCGTGTTCAAGCCCGGCCGCGTGCCGGTGATCGGCCGCGTCTCGCTACCCGGTGGCAACCCCTACGTGTCCGACACTCCGGCGTCCGTGCGCGGGATGGGACTCGCCTTCACACCAGCGAATGGGGAAGAGTGGCGAACGGCAATGGTTGATATCCCCGCCTTCGCGGTCAGAACCGCTCAGGGATTCTATGACCAATTGCTGGCATCGAAGCCGGACCCGACGACGGGCAAGCCGGATCCCGACAAGCTAAAGACATTTTTCGCCGACCATCCTGAGAGTGCGCGGGCTCTAACGATCATCAAAGCCAAACCATTTTCCTCAGGCTTCGACAACAGCACTTTCAACGGCCTCAATGCGTTCCGTTTCGTCAACGCGGCCGGCACCTCGACGCCGGTTCGATGGTCGCTGGTGCCGGTGGATGCGTTTAAACCTGAAGATCAGGCTCAATCCGCCAATCCAGACAAGAATTATCTCTTCGACGATTTTATCGCGCGGATTCATAGTGCGCCCGTCCAGTGGCGGCTGATCCTCACGGTTGGGCAACCCGGCGACCCTACCGACGATGCGACGATCCCATGGCCGGAAGATCGGGAGCACGTCGATGCCGGTACGCTGATCATCGACCAAGTCGAGGCCGAGGCTCCTGGAAACTGTCGCGACATCAACTTCGATCCGTTGGTGTTGCCGGCCGGGATCGCACCGTCCGACGATCCTTTGCTCAGCGCTCGATCGGCGGTTTATTCGCAATCGTTTACGAGGCGAGCGGGCGAGAAGAAGGAACCGAGCGCGATCACGCCTTCGGACGTGCGAAAGTGA
- the ppk1 gene encoding polyphosphate kinase 1, which produces MPNEGTTTVVTDDSQSIPLQSQGNSVASSTLSVPSKEVPLRPATEVSRPVKGEATELSAPELLLNRELTWLAFNRRVFEEALDQHNPLLERVKFLAITASNLDEFFMKRIGGLKQQVVAGLQELTVDGRTPQQQIDECLAEIRDFEPRQRALLPALLEELKKNDVQVLSFDQLTGEERVAIRDYYFRNIFPLVTPQALDPAHPFPFISNLSLNLLVTLRSPDDIEPSLARVKVPVGLGIPRFLRVDGTNRFVPLEDVIAHTLDLLFPGVTIESYEFFRVTRNANTERDEDEADDLLALIESELRDRRFAPIVRIEVARGINPVHRGMLAAELGLHELRDVFEVDGMLAIRDLMELVAVDNPALHDPPHHPVDHPRLTPSRNIFHVIREAGSVLLMHPYESFSTSVGRFLREASEDPKVRAIKMTLYRTSRDSEIIDYLCDAARNGKQVAVVVELKARFDEAANIQFASQLEDYGIHVTYGVVGFKTHSKVILVVRQDYNGLRRYAHIGTGNYHPGTARLYADFGLLTCEDTIGQDLTQLFNYLTTGYYGNRSYKRILPAPRFLKKALLEKIEREAKLHSTSSPGLIQIKMNALEDADITLALYRASRAGVKIELVVRDTCRLRPGVPGLSENVRVVSVVGRFLEHGRIFYFRNGGNEEYFIGSADCMKRNLESRVEVVAPVEDPALRKELRTVLDLQLKPNHATWEMHADATYTRTVAGDWQNNCQQALIDLVTNREKEASKVRRRRRRGFARRSVK; this is translated from the coding sequence ATGCCGAATGAGGGCACGACGACCGTCGTCACGGACGATTCGCAATCAATACCACTTCAGTCGCAGGGCAATAGCGTGGCAAGTTCCACCTTAAGCGTGCCCTCTAAAGAGGTCCCGCTTCGGCCGGCTACGGAGGTTTCACGACCCGTCAAGGGGGAAGCCACCGAGCTTAGCGCGCCGGAACTCCTCCTGAATCGCGAGCTAACCTGGCTTGCGTTCAATCGCCGGGTGTTTGAGGAAGCGCTCGACCAGCACAATCCTCTGCTGGAGCGCGTCAAGTTCCTCGCCATTACCGCCTCCAATCTCGACGAGTTCTTCATGAAACGAATCGGCGGTTTGAAGCAGCAGGTCGTCGCGGGCTTACAGGAGCTCACGGTTGATGGCCGTACTCCACAACAACAGATCGACGAATGCCTCGCCGAAATTCGCGATTTCGAACCGCGCCAGCGAGCGTTGCTGCCGGCGCTCTTGGAGGAGCTCAAGAAGAACGATGTCCAGGTACTCTCTTTCGACCAATTAACCGGTGAAGAGCGAGTCGCGATTCGCGACTACTACTTTCGTAACATCTTTCCCCTGGTGACGCCGCAAGCTCTGGACCCCGCCCATCCGTTCCCGTTTATTTCGAACTTGTCGCTCAATCTGCTGGTGACCCTGCGCTCGCCGGATGATATCGAGCCTTCACTGGCACGAGTGAAAGTCCCGGTCGGGCTGGGTATTCCCCGCTTCCTGCGAGTCGACGGCACCAATCGTTTTGTCCCGCTCGAAGACGTCATCGCGCACACCCTCGACCTGCTGTTTCCGGGCGTAACGATCGAGTCGTACGAGTTCTTCCGGGTCACGCGCAACGCGAACACGGAGCGGGACGAAGACGAGGCCGACGACCTGCTAGCCCTGATCGAGTCGGAGCTGCGGGATCGCAGGTTTGCACCGATCGTAAGAATCGAGGTGGCGCGCGGCATCAACCCGGTGCATCGCGGGATGCTGGCTGCCGAATTGGGCCTCCACGAACTGCGTGACGTGTTCGAGGTGGACGGGATGCTCGCGATTCGCGATCTGATGGAACTGGTGGCGGTGGACAATCCGGCGCTGCACGATCCGCCGCATCATCCGGTCGACCATCCGCGGCTGACCCCCTCGCGAAACATCTTCCACGTGATTCGCGAAGCGGGTTCCGTGCTGCTCATGCATCCCTACGAATCGTTTTCGACCTCGGTCGGACGCTTCCTGCGCGAAGCGAGCGAGGATCCGAAGGTGCGCGCAATCAAGATGACGCTGTACCGGACTTCGCGTGATTCGGAGATCATCGACTATTTGTGCGACGCCGCGCGCAATGGCAAGCAGGTTGCGGTGGTGGTCGAACTGAAAGCGCGTTTCGACGAGGCAGCCAATATTCAGTTCGCATCACAGCTCGAGGACTACGGAATTCACGTGACCTATGGCGTGGTGGGTTTTAAGACCCACAGCAAGGTCATTCTGGTAGTGCGCCAGGATTACAATGGACTGCGCCGCTACGCGCATATCGGGACTGGCAACTACCATCCGGGGACCGCGCGTCTTTATGCAGATTTCGGGCTGCTCACCTGCGAGGACACGATCGGACAGGACCTGACCCAGCTCTTCAACTATCTGACTACCGGGTACTACGGAAACCGTTCGTACAAGAGAATTCTGCCGGCGCCTCGATTCCTGAAGAAAGCGTTGCTGGAAAAAATCGAGCGTGAAGCGAAACTGCATTCGACCTCGTCCCCGGGCCTGATCCAGATTAAGATGAACGCGCTCGAGGACGCAGATATCACCCTCGCGCTGTATCGGGCCTCGAGAGCCGGGGTAAAAATCGAATTGGTGGTGCGCGACACGTGCCGGCTGCGGCCCGGGGTCCCGGGGCTGTCGGAGAATGTCCGGGTCGTAAGTGTGGTAGGGCGCTTTCTGGAGCACGGGCGTATCTTCTATTTCCGCAACGGGGGCAACGAAGAGTATTTCATCGGCTCGGCCGATTGCATGAAACGCAACCTCGAGAGCCGCGTGGAAGTGGTCGCGCCGGTGGAGGATCCCGCGTTGCGCAAGGAACTCCGGACGGTGCTGGATCTGCAACTCAAGCCGAACCATGCGACGTGGGAAATGCACGCCGATGCGACCTATACGCGAACGGTGGCAGGCGATTGGCAGAACAACTGCCAGCAGGCGCTTATCGATCTGGTCACCAATCGCGAGAAGGAAGCGAGCAAGGTGCGCCGGAGACGGCGGCGGGGGTTCGCACGGCGCTCAGTGAAATAA
- a CDS encoding fumarylacetoacetate hydrolase family protein produces the protein MKLATFTYQGRTGIGVVTDESIIDLAAAAPELPREMVAFLGAGREALDIARKAVTGNAGRIALSSLKLEAPIARPPEFLAIGLNYADHVAETGREKPSFPMFFNKQATCVAGPNDPIHLPRASKALDYEGELGFVIGRRCRHVPRDRAHEVIAGYLIVDDVSVRDWQMRAPTMTLGKSFDTHGPIGPWIVTPDEIGDPHALDLKTFVNGEMRQHSNTRHLIFDCFAQVETLSTVFTLLPGTIVSTGTPSGVAAAMKPPKWLVAGDVVRIEIEKIGRLENQVIAEPAETAVR, from the coding sequence ATGAAACTAGCAACTTTCACGTATCAAGGAAGAACTGGCATCGGCGTCGTCACCGACGAATCGATCATTGACCTGGCCGCAGCTGCACCCGAACTTCCGCGCGAGATGGTCGCGTTCTTGGGCGCTGGCCGCGAGGCGCTCGACATCGCGCGAAAGGCCGTCACCGGCAACGCGGGGCGGATTGCACTCTCTTCGCTAAAGCTGGAAGCGCCCATCGCGCGCCCTCCCGAGTTCCTCGCGATCGGTCTGAACTATGCCGACCATGTGGCCGAGACGGGGCGCGAGAAACCCTCCTTTCCGATGTTCTTTAACAAGCAGGCCACCTGCGTGGCCGGGCCGAACGATCCGATTCATCTGCCGCGCGCTTCGAAGGCGCTCGACTACGAGGGAGAACTCGGCTTTGTGATCGGCCGGCGCTGCCGCCACGTGCCGCGCGATCGCGCTCACGAAGTGATTGCCGGCTATCTGATCGTCGATGACGTCAGCGTGCGCGACTGGCAGATGCGTGCGCCTACCATGACGCTGGGCAAATCGTTTGATACCCACGGCCCGATCGGCCCCTGGATCGTCACCCCCGACGAAATCGGCGACCCGCACGCGCTCGACCTCAAGACCTTCGTAAACGGTGAAATGCGCCAACACTCAAATACGCGGCACCTGATCTTCGATTGCTTCGCCCAGGTCGAAACCCTGTCGACCGTGTTTACCCTGCTGCCGGGCACCATCGTCTCGACTGGGACCCCCAGCGGAGTCGCAGCCGCGATGAAACCGCCAAAATGGCTGGTGGCCGGCGACGTCGTGCGAATCGAGATCGAAAAGATCGGTAGGCTCGAGAACCAGGTAATCGCGGAACCCGCCGAAACAGCAGTTAGGTAA
- a CDS encoding glutathione S-transferase family protein, which yields MLKLYEHPFSPYVQKVKIALYEKNIPFEVEIPDAFSGAPTKFGTLNPRLEVPVLVDDGFAIFDSTIILDYLEDKWSSPPMLPVTPRERARVRMIEDLCDTYYEAINWGLMEVRAWKRVTGDRAAAIEKRAGEQTAGVFAWLERELGTSQWFNGSSFGHGDLSVFPYAHGSVVWGAEPKAGSRLASWLERMDERESVRKTIAATQQFAGSMDVLPAMLESGVFKRQYRDHRLEWMMRVGGAEVVLEGLRKGTIRFSEEVS from the coding sequence ATGCTGAAACTCTACGAACATCCATTTTCGCCATACGTGCAGAAGGTCAAGATTGCGCTCTATGAGAAGAACATTCCGTTCGAGGTCGAAATTCCCGACGCGTTCAGCGGCGCACCGACCAAGTTCGGCACTCTCAACCCGCGCCTGGAGGTGCCTGTCCTGGTCGATGATGGCTTTGCGATCTTCGATTCGACGATCATTCTCGACTACCTCGAGGACAAGTGGTCTAGCCCCCCGATGCTTCCGGTCACACCGCGCGAGCGGGCGCGCGTGAGGATGATCGAAGACCTGTGTGACACCTATTACGAGGCGATCAACTGGGGGCTGATGGAAGTTCGCGCATGGAAGCGGGTTACCGGTGATCGGGCCGCGGCGATCGAAAAGCGCGCAGGTGAGCAGACGGCGGGAGTCTTCGCCTGGCTGGAGCGAGAACTTGGCACAAGCCAGTGGTTCAACGGCTCGTCGTTCGGTCACGGCGATTTGAGCGTATTCCCGTACGCGCACGGCTCGGTGGTGTGGGGCGCCGAACCGAAAGCTGGATCGAGGCTTGCTTCGTGGCTGGAGCGGATGGACGAGCGCGAGAGCGTGCGCAAGACCATTGCGGCGACGCAGCAGTTTGCGGGCTCGATGGATGTGCTGCCGGCGATGCTCGAATCGGGCGTCTTCAAGCGACAGTATCGAGACCATCGGCTGGAGTGGATGATGCGGGTGGGCGGAGCTGAGGTGGTGCTAGAGGGATTGAGGAAGGGGACGATTCGGTTTTCGGAGGAAGTGTCTTAG
- the argE gene encoding acetylornithine deacetylase: protein MASYLYDVTRRLIGFDTVSTNSDLVAIDYLATQLEGLRFKVEQQRIEVEGVPQSNLVAWVGPSRTDGLIISGHIDTVPFEGQPGWTRSALKLEDAGDRLYGRGTSDMKGFIAACLDAAARIDLSRLRRPLVFVFTADEEVGCLGAAQVGPALKSILGETPVPRIAWIGEPTSWQVSHAHKSIVLFDVIVRGRGGHSGAPATGVNAIAVMGKVIEVIGQIQEQRRSSPRPEQTKIFPDAPHDVLNFGTISGGMAVNMIAEQCVLKLSYRTLPDVDPTELYREVQRRIESVSLHDYASRNHNAEIELTSPVVTPPLNSPRGTPLEAALLEATGTHDSGGVLFGTDGGFFARAEINSLICGPGDLEQAHQPNEYIRRESFEKTTPIILKVIDRLCC, encoded by the coding sequence GTGGCCAGTTACCTCTACGACGTTACCCGTCGCTTAATCGGGTTCGATACCGTCAGTACGAACAGCGATTTGGTCGCGATCGACTACTTGGCCACCCAGTTAGAGGGCCTCAGGTTCAAGGTCGAGCAGCAGAGGATTGAAGTCGAGGGAGTTCCGCAATCCAACCTGGTTGCTTGGGTCGGACCTTCGCGCACGGACGGTCTGATTATTTCTGGACACATCGATACCGTCCCCTTCGAAGGACAGCCAGGATGGACCCGGAGCGCACTGAAACTGGAGGACGCCGGCGACCGGCTCTACGGGCGCGGAACCTCCGATATGAAGGGCTTCATCGCCGCGTGTTTGGATGCTGCTGCACGAATTGACCTTTCACGGCTTAGGCGACCGCTCGTGTTCGTGTTCACCGCCGATGAGGAGGTTGGATGTCTGGGCGCCGCACAGGTTGGGCCCGCGCTCAAGTCGATACTCGGCGAGACCCCGGTTCCGCGCATCGCCTGGATCGGAGAACCAACTTCCTGGCAGGTGAGCCACGCCCACAAAAGCATCGTGCTGTTCGATGTGATCGTACGCGGCCGCGGCGGACACAGCGGTGCGCCGGCGACGGGCGTCAACGCCATCGCGGTGATGGGTAAAGTCATCGAAGTGATCGGCCAGATCCAGGAGCAGCGTAGATCCAGCCCGCGCCCCGAGCAGACGAAAATCTTCCCCGACGCTCCCCACGACGTTCTGAACTTCGGCACCATAAGCGGCGGCATGGCCGTAAACATGATCGCCGAGCAGTGCGTGCTGAAACTGAGCTACCGCACACTGCCGGACGTCGACCCGACGGAGTTGTATCGCGAGGTGCAGCGCCGAATTGAAAGCGTCTCATTGCACGACTACGCCTCGCGCAATCACAATGCGGAAATAGAATTGACCTCTCCGGTGGTTACTCCGCCGCTCAATTCCCCGCGTGGAACTCCGCTGGAGGCCGCCCTGCTGGAAGCGACTGGTACCCACGACTCGGGCGGCGTGCTGTTCGGAACCGACGGAGGATTCTTCGCTCGCGCAGAAATCAATTCACTGATCTGCGGGCCGGGCGATCTCGAGCAAGCCCATCAACCTAACGAATACATCCGGCGCGAATCATTCGAAAAGACCACTCCCATCATCCTCAAGGTTATCGACCGGCTTTGTTGCTGA